The DNA sequence TGGCGTACTCGTGGAGCCGCGAGGTGCTGCGGCCGGAGATCGTCGACGCCGAGGTGTACATGCCGACGTACTCGACGGTCAGCTCGGGCCTGCACTGGCTGGTGCACAACGCGCTGTTCCACCTGCTCGACTGGGTGGGCACCCCCGTGCTGCGGATGAGGTACGAGGACTTCATCGCCTCCCCGGCCGACAGCCTGCGCCGCATCCGCGGCTTCGCCGACCTGCCCACCGGGAAGATGGACCTGCTCGACCGCCCCGCCGCCACCGCCGAGGGGCTGCCCACGGCGCAGCTGGCCGCGACGCACACCGTCGCGGGCAACCCGATGCGCTTCACCACGGGTTCGGTGACGCTGCGGCTCGACGCCGCCTGGCGGGCCAAGCTCGCCGCCCGCAAGCGCCGCGTGCTCAGCCTGATCACCTGGCCGCTCCGCGCCCGCTACGGCTACCTGGACTGGAGAAAGAAATGACCGCCAAGGTCTCGGTGGTGGTGCCCACCCGCAACCGGCCCGAGCTGCTGGCCAAGGCCCTCGACGCCATCCTCGGGCAGGAGTACCCCGGCCCGATCGAGGTGATCGTGGTCTTCGACCAGAGCGAGCCCGACCTGTCGCTGCGCCGTGACGACCCGCACCGCGAGGTGCGCGTCATCACCAACGCGCGCACCCAGGGCCTGGCCGGCGGTCGCAACACCGGCATCGGCGCGGCCACCGGCGAGCTGGTGGCGTTCTGCGACGACGACGACGAGTGGCTGCCCGGCAAGCTCGCCGCGCAGGTGGCGCTGCTGGACGCCCGGCCGGAGTCGGAGCTGTGCTGCATCGGCGTGGTCATCGACTACGACGGCCGCGACGTGGAGCGGACCCTCGGCAAGGACAGCATCACGCTGCCGGACCTGCTGCGCGACCGGCTGACCGAGCTGCACCCGTCGACGTTCCTGTTCCGGCGCGCCGCGCTGGTCGACGGGATCGGCCTGGTCGACGAGAACATCCCGGGCAGCTACGCCGAGGATTACGAGCTGCTGCTGCGCGCGGCGCGGCGGGCCCCGATCGCCAACGCGCCGGGCGCGCTGGTGCGGGTGCGCTGGCACCGGCAGTCGTACTTCACCGCGCGCTGGGCGACGATCGCCGAGGCGCTGCAGTGGCTGCTGGAGCGGTACCCGGAGTTCGACAGCGCGCCGCGCGGGCACGCCCGCATCACCGGGCAGATCGCGTTCGCGCAGGCCGCGGGTGGGCACCGCAAGGACGCCATCCGGTGGGTACGCAAGACGATCCGGCACAGCCCGCGCGAGGCGCGCTCGTACCTGGCGCTCGCGGTGGCCACGCGGCTGGTCTCGGCCGATTCGGTGCTGCGCAAGCTGCACAAGCGCGGCCGCGGCATCTGAGCGGTGACAGACGGGCGGGGCCGGGGATCAGATCCCCGGCCCCGCCCGTCTCTCAGGTCACCGGTCGCAGAAGTCGCGCCACGCCCGCTGCGAGACCGCGTCCCGCAGGCGGAAGTCCGCCGTCGACCAGTTGATGTCGAAATACGTGATCCATAGGGCCTTGCCAGCGATCGCCTTGCTCGCCATCGAGGTGAGCCAGGCCGCCCGGCCGCTGCCGGAGTCGCCGGTGATCTTCGCGCTGCCCATCTCGGCGATGCCCCACGGCTTCTTCTCCCCGTCGGAGATCGCCTGCACCCGGCCGACCAGGTCGTCGGCGCTGGTGTACTTCTTCTTGTCCCAGTTGTAGACGTCCCAGCCGAGCACGTCGATGACGTCGCCGCCCGCGTAGTAGTCGCGCCACTTGCGGCCCGACTGCGACATCAGGGTCCAGTCCATCAGGACCAGCGTGGCGTGCAGCTTCGGGTTGCCCGCCTGGTCGGCCAGGCCCGCCAGGCGGCGCCAGGCCGCCCGGTAGTCGGCCGCGGTGAAGACGCCGGACTCGATGTTGTCCTCGGGCTCGTGGTAGTAGACCCAGTACACGTCGCGGTCGCGCGGCGCGTTGGCGAACCAGCTGCGCAGGTACGAGTCGCGCGAGCCGTTCAGGATGTCCTTGGGCGAGTACTTGAACGACACGATGACGGTGCGCTTGGCGTTGCCGGCGCTGCCCGGCCAGTTGGCCGGCGCACCGGGGTAGAACACCCGGGCCGCCTCCATACCGCCGAAGTAGCCGTCCTCGCGCGCCAGCGCCTGCGTGTACGACTCGCCGTTCTCCTGGTAGAAGGAGGCGCCGCACAGGGTGCTGCCGGTCGGCAGGTCGGGCGGCGTCCCGCTGCCCGCCGACGGGGTGGCCCCGGGCGAGGCGGACGGGTCGAGCGACGCCCCGGGCGACGGGGTGCCCGACGGCTTGCCGCTGGGCCCCGGGCTCTCGCGGCCCTGGACGGCCTCGCGCATCTCCCGCTCGGTCGCGGTCGACTCGATGTACGTCACCTCCAGCACCGCCCGGCCCTCACCGTGCTCCCCGGCGTAGAGGGTGAGCGGCTTGCTGTCGCTGGCGTTGGTGACCGCGAAGGAGTACTGCGTCGCGGTCGGGACCGGCTGGGCCAGCGGCCCGATCGCGCCGTCGACGTTGAAGGTGAGCAGGTTGGCCTCGGAGACGGCCGGGTTCTCGTTGAGCACCTGGCCCAGACCGGGGCGGTGCGCGTAGGCGAGGTCCTTCTCGGTCCAGTCGCTGGACAGCACGGTGCGCACCTTCACGTGGCCCGGCGGCTTGCCCTCGGCCTGCACCAGCAGCGACATGGCGGCGATGCGGTAGCCGGCCGGGATGGGCACGTCGAACTTGAGGTACGACACGGCGTAGTAGTCGGGCTTGGAGACGGCGACCAGCTTGTCCTCGGCACCGAAGACGTTGTCCGGCTGCTCGCGTACGACGTACGTGTCCTCACTGACCTTGATCTTCAAGGTCGTCGTCGCGGGCGGGTCGTCCCCGCCTGTCACGAGCACCACCACCGCGGTGCCGATGAGCGCCACGCCGACGACGGTCGCCGCGATCGCCGCCACGAGCATCCGGCCGCGCGGCAGTCGCGCGGGCCGGCGTCGCTGCGGCCGACGTAAGCTCCGCGGCGGGGGCGCGTTTCGAAGGGTCCGGTCTGTATAGGCCACGGTCAGACTCCGAGCATTTCCAGCGGCAGGCGCCGCGTTGAGGGATGGTGCACGGCAGCCTTGTGCGGCGCCACCGCGGATGAGCACCCGCAGCGCGCCGCACAGTTCACCACCGATTGTCGATCACGCATTCGTGACCGTTGATCGAAATCGCTTCCGATCAGTGCTACGGCAATGGGAAGAAGGCGATCCTTCCATGGAACTCGCCATGAACTGTATCGGTGTCGCTGGCTATCCACAGTCCGGACGCCGTCGCGTAGATGTCCTCGGTGCCCACACCCCGGTCCTTGCCCGGGTTCCAGGCCAGGGCCTTGCCGGTCGCCGGGTTGATCGCGCCGACACCCTCGGCGGGGACGGCCCCCGGACCCGCGTCGTTGTGCCCCTGCGGGTTGTCCAGCCAGCGCTGGTGGCCGCCCACGTAGACGGCGGCGCCGGCCACCGCGACCGACAGCAGCGTGTCGCGGCCGGTGTAGTTGACCCAGGTCGGCTGCTTGCCCGAGGTCGCGGTGCCGAAGTCCCAGCGGGCCGCGGTGTCGCACAGCGCGCCGGTGCGCCCGCCGCCGCTGGTCACCACGGCGAACCAGGTGCCGTCGGCGGAGATGTCGACGCCCCGCAGGTACGTCGGGAACGTGTCCAGGCACTGCTCGCGGTAGCGGATGGTGGTCCACGGCGACAGCGTCGCGGCCGCGCCGGTGAGGTTGACCACGGCGATCTGCTCGCGCAGCTGGCCCGCGACCCGGCTGAAGTTGCCGATGATCACCAGGCGGGTGCCGTCGGGCGTCACGTCCAGGCCGGTCACCTTGATCGCCGAGGTGACCCCGGCGGTGGTGACCCGGGCGACGTCCACGTTGACGTTCAGGAAGTCGTCGCGGGCGCCGGTGGCGGCGTTCAGCGCGGCCAGGGCGCGCCGGGTGGCCCCGCCGACGGTCTGGAACCTGCCGCCGATGATGAGCCGGTTGCCCGACAGCTTCATGTCGTCGACGCCGCCCGCGATGTCCGGGACGGTGAAGCCCGCCCAGGAGGCGCCGGTGGCCGCGTTGACGCGTTCCACGCCGCGCGAGCGCACGCCGTTGACGTTGGTGAAGTCGCCCGCGATGTAGAGCGACTGCCCGTCCGGCGCCGCGGCCAGCGCGCGCACCGCACCGTCGACCACCGGCTTGAAGGTGGTGTCGAGGGCGCCCGTGGTGGCGTTGAAGGCGAACAGGCGGCGCTGCGTGGTCACGGTGCCCGAGTTGGACGGCCGGACCGAGTTGAACGAGCCGCCGACGTAGACGCGGTTGCCGATGGCGAGGATCTTGTAGGCCGTGCCGTCGAGGGCGTGCGGCGTCCAGTTGACCGGGTCCTGCCCGACCAGCCTGGTGTGTTGCGCCGACACGGCCGAGGCGGAGGCGCCCAGGGCGACCGCGACCAGCGTCGTCACCGAGGTGAGCGCGGCGAGCGCGAGGCGCCGCCGACGCCCGTGGCGTACCAGTGAGAACCCAGACATGGTTCGGATGCTGCCAGTTCACAGATGTTAAGGCTGTCGCCGAACCGACCCGGGAGCTGCCGTAACCATTGCCGCAAAAAGGGACTAGCTGCACAAACTGGGACACCAAATAGGACTATAAGCCGCACACTGCGCCGAAAGTCGGCCGGATGGACCGGTTCCGGCGGCCCGGTCGGGTCCGGAAACGTGCCGGACCGGCCACCAGGTGGTGGCCGGTCCGGTTACTACGTCAGGTGCTGCGTCAGCCGCGGATGAACGCGCCCGGCGAACGCCAGTCGACCCCGTCGATCGCCGGGCCGCTGACCGCGACCGCGGAACCGCTGAAGGCCGTACCGTCGAACGCCCGCTTGATCAGGCGGCTGTCCGGCGCGCTGCGCGACCAGTACGCGTACCCGCCGGAGATGAACAGCACCCCGGAGGTGTTGGTCAGGTTCTCCAGCGCGCTGGTCGTGCCGCTGCCCGCGATCGAGAAGCGCTGCGACCCGGCGATGCCGCTGTCCGGGCTGAACCAGCGCCAGAACAGGTTGTTCGACCCGGCGATGGTGTAGAAGAGCTTCCCGTTCAGGAAGAACATGCTGCGCACGTTCGGCAGCTCGGTGTAGAGGTTGGTCTTCACCCCGGCGTACGTGACGCTGGTGGTGTCCTTCTCGTCCACCGGCACCGTGTCCCAGTACGGGTTCGAGTGCGGGTTGAGCAGCGTCGCCGGACCGAAGTTGGTGCCGTCGAACGTCCGGACGTACATGTTGCTGTCGGACATGCCGTAGAACAGCTTGTTGCCGACCAGGAACGCGCCACGCAGGTTCGCCCACACCGTGCCGTCGGCGCCGCCGAC is a window from the Catellatospora sp. TT07R-123 genome containing:
- a CDS encoding glycosyltransferase family 2 protein, which codes for MTAKVSVVVPTRNRPELLAKALDAILGQEYPGPIEVIVVFDQSEPDLSLRRDDPHREVRVITNARTQGLAGGRNTGIGAATGELVAFCDDDDEWLPGKLAAQVALLDARPESELCCIGVVIDYDGRDVERTLGKDSITLPDLLRDRLTELHPSTFLFRRAALVDGIGLVDENIPGSYAEDYELLLRAARRAPIANAPGALVRVRWHRQSYFTARWATIAEALQWLLERYPEFDSAPRGHARITGQIAFAQAAGGHRKDAIRWVRKTIRHSPREARSYLALAVATRLVSADSVLRKLHKRGRGI
- a CDS encoding DNRLRE domain-containing protein, producing the protein MAAIAATVVGVALIGTAVVVLVTGGDDPPATTTLKIKVSEDTYVVREQPDNVFGAEDKLVAVSKPDYYAVSYLKFDVPIPAGYRIAAMSLLVQAEGKPPGHVKVRTVLSSDWTEKDLAYAHRPGLGQVLNENPAVSEANLLTFNVDGAIGPLAQPVPTATQYSFAVTNASDSKPLTLYAGEHGEGRAVLEVTYIESTATEREMREAVQGRESPGPSGKPSGTPSPGASLDPSASPGATPSAGSGTPPDLPTGSTLCGASFYQENGESYTQALAREDGYFGGMEAARVFYPGAPANWPGSAGNAKRTVIVSFKYSPKDILNGSRDSYLRSWFANAPRDRDVYWVYYHEPEDNIESGVFTAADYRAAWRRLAGLADQAGNPKLHATLVLMDWTLMSQSGRKWRDYYAGGDVIDVLGWDVYNWDKKKYTSADDLVGRVQAISDGEKKPWGIAEMGSAKITGDSGSGRAAWLTSMASKAIAGKALWITYFDINWSTADFRLRDAVSQRAWRDFCDR